Genomic window (Vigna radiata var. radiata cultivar VC1973A chromosome 1, Vradiata_ver6, whole genome shotgun sequence):
gTTAGATATAACTCGTcgaaaacaattaattttcttcagctatttatattttttttagatttatcGACAATCATGAATTTGTTGGTAATTTTATTGTTGGTAACCAATACcgattaatattaattactgaCAATCAAATTTTTCGTAAATTATCAATAGATAAGTCTTTCGGTAATTATCAACAGatatatttatctataattatCAATTGATTTCTCCATCAATATGTCTGCCGATAAGTGCATGGTAGAATTCAATGCAATTTGTATTGTTTGTCTATACCACGTTCACATGATCAAACCTGCATAAATCAATAATATGCAATTCATATTAAGGCAATCAGAACTATAAATTAAACCACACATATGAGAAACATCTTTTCGataaatcaaatccaatttttcatatattaattcattataaacatttaaacttATGTcttatttaatatcaatttaaatacCCTTAAGTAGATCCACTACACCTACCCAATCTGGACTAATCCACTCTATTAGATATAGCTAAAaagcattattattagttaatatatGCATACTTAATATCTTGATGTGGAATTCTTGttgataaatatatacaataaacGAATATGAATGGGTAATTGCTGTGGACAAGtagttgtttgttttctttggaAAGTAGAAAAAATGATGCAATGAATCATATCAGATCCAAAGTTGGTATTTCACAGTAATCCATGGGTTAGAAAATTTATCACgctaattgcataaattattatacCATAGACACTTTAAGTTGTTAATTAACCTTTGTTCTTCTGTTCTTTCTATGGGTTAGAAAAATTGGTCAAGATAAGGAAAAAAGTAGATTTGGTAGAAATACTTTAAGTTGTTGATTTCTCTAGTgctgtatattatatatatatatatatatatatatatatatatatatataggttagAAAATTAGACATAGAGACGTGGAAAGAAGcgtaaaatatttgtttaattgtaGATTTATGGTCTGTCGTAATTTTacaatgtttgattttgttgtgtGTTGGTATTGAAAGACAAAATGTTTGACACGTTCACTTTTTTCATCAATTACCACAATACAAAATATACGGTAAATATACTCCAGATGACTCGGGATTTAGCACTAAATAATAAACTAGaaacgaaaaataaaaataaagagaaattaacaaaaaagtaTAGAGCAGTTAatgtataaaattgaaattagttgtgttcgatttaatttattttttaattgtttaacatttagtatttaaaattatttagcaTATCCACTAAACctttcaaaacatatataaaaaatattaattaagtttaagcggataataagtaatatttattatatactaacaCAAAAGGAAGAGGTAAGATAATATTCATCCGTCTaattaagtataattaaatttgtgttACAAGTTTCGGGTCACTATCTCTTGTAAATAAACATGACATTACTTCTCTCCTCCATGAGCAACGTGATTTTAggtgttaaaaaataatcaaagggAGCTAAAAAGAAGTTTGAAAAGGCTTTTTTAAATTCTATGTCCACACAACTTTCACATccaaaagtcttttttttttcttttgctgcaTTTGGTTTCTTCATCAATCAccactataaaaatataagtaaactTATACGACATGATGGTagtattaagttaaaaataggttattttatgatttaattataagttttaattatattatgaatatgATATTGGTAAAATTTTAGAACTCCTAATAGATAAGACATCAAATGTATCAACACCAACGGTCCAAAATTTTTACGATCCAGTGAGCTTGGAGGACTGCTTTGATAAGAATAGCGCTGTCAAAACAGGTAACCTGGCTCGATCCAACTCGGTTTACCACAGATTGGTCACTTGTTGAGCCAactcaacccggctcatttattagcgagccggAAAAATCTGAATCTGGctcgacccaccatgggttagtgggtaaacgggttggctcactagtccatttaattgtaatttttttaaataaaaaaattacacactttctatattcaaatttaaacaaatttcactcccaaaaaatgatgttaaactaattcaaaataataataaaaaatacaatataatccaaatgtcatccaaaaacaaaaacataaaacatacaaataagtttcttatatgtcataagtttcataaataaaataataaattaaaaaaaaaaattaggtgtcGGCTCACCATGGGTTCAACTCACATGAACCGGGTTTAAATAAGTCAAGTTGAAATTTGACCAgcataaaacaaattcaattttttcaaacttaatCTGGTCCTAACCCGCAGTGAGCCGGGTTGGCACGCGGATTGTGACGGCTGTAGATAAGAATAATCCAACACCTCCAAGGATTTTTATCCTGCATCTTCAAAATTTTCTGAGATATTCGTAATGTCTTTGATTAAGACgtgattaatttttaataaatacataagGATCTTTTGATTGGATTCTCGTTTTCCATTAAAATACCAGCTTTCTCTCATATCCCAAGTTCTCTCTTCTTCGCACCAAGCTTTCTccatcttttttgttttctccatCTTTCGCCAGAAATGATGTTATGCTTGTTCGAGATCAACTTCTTCTTGTTGGATATCACGTTCTGGTTGTTGGGTGCTATTGCATTTGTTCAGTATTGAGAATCCTTCAATTCTCTTAACTGTCTAGTTAAGACAGTTCTTCACTGTTTGTTGAACAGTGGTTGGTTGTTAGGTTTTCGGTTTTTCATTCTTCCCTTGGAACTCTATATATACAAAGTTCCTCCCCCTTTTCCCTTTATCAGAAACAATATTACATTGTATTTTTGTATgttcattcaaataataaaaggaGAAGTTTTTCATACTCACCTTGTCACgatcttcatttttctcttctacgTCGACGGCAACCGCCGCCGTGCCGGAGCTCTGCCGGCCACCGTCTTCCTTCTCTCTCCTCATCCAGACGGAGCGTCTAGaagtctctctctctctctaactcTGCCCTCACTCTCAGTAAATGCCATGCAGACACAACGTATCTGCCTTTCATTCAAGATAACAGGCCAACATGCATTGGGCCTCTGAGCTACAGTATTGGTCCAaattaatatggtatcagagcaggtctaGTACCTGCTCTGCTTCTGTTGCCATCGCTGCTGTTTCTTGGACCTTCTTGGGCTGGGTTCTTGAAATCTTTCTTTTGCCACCATGGAACATTCTGACCAGACCTTCAATCCAGCAAGCCCATTCTATCTACACCCGAGAGAAAACCCAGGTTTGACCTTGATTACTCAAGTTCTTAACGAAAATAATTACTCCTCATGGAGCAGAGCCATGAGAAGGGCTTTAGTTTCgaaaaacaaagttaaattcATTGACGGGTCAATTAAAAGACCTCAGAAAAGTGATGATACATACGACGCGTGGGAGAGATGTAACGTGATGATTCTGTCATGGATGACGAAGACCCTATCTCCTCATATTGCTGAAAGTGTCATCTACGTCGAAGAAGCGAAAGAGTTATGGGATGAGCTTAAGGAGAGGTTTTCAAAAGGAGATTACttcaaaatctcaaatttaTTGCAAGACATACACTCAATTAAACAAGGAGAACGTGGAGTCAGCCAGTTCTTCACTGACCTGAAGATTTTATGGGAAGAATTGGAGTCTTTAAGACCAATACCAGTCTGCACTTGTGAAATTCCATGCAGCTGTGACTTGTCCAAGGTTTCGTTGAAATATAGAGAAATGGAACATGTGATTTACTTTTTGAAGGGTTTGAATGATTCTTACAATACTGTTAAAACGCAAATTCTTTTAATGGATCCCTTACCGAATGTTAACCGTGTTTTCTCTTTGATTATCCAACAAGAAAGACAGGAAAAACAGAGTAATACAGAAACCAGAATTTTGGTTAACATGGCTGAAAGAAACAATCAGTGGAAACCTGACCAGAGTTGGAGGAATCAGGGACGTGCTAATGGAATTCGTGGACAAGGCAGAGGAAGGGGAAGAAACCCAAATTATGGAAAGCAATGCTCTTATTGTAATAAGATGAATCACACTGTTGATGAGTGTTATTCTAAGCACGAATATCCTCCATGGTATAAGAAGGAAGATAAAAAGAGTGACTGGAACACTGTCAATGCTTATCAAAACAACAATCAAAACAACAATGACTCTGAAAGCACCCTGAAGACTCAACATCAGACTAACAACAGCTGTAATCCCAATCTCTTCACGCCAGAACAAATGTAAAAGCTTTTAAAGATGATAGAAAAGACTGAAGAATCATCCATTCACAAGATTAACCAAGTTCAGAGgcaagaaacaaaaaacaaaccAGGTAATTCTTCCTGGGTTATTGACACGGGTGCAACAGACCATGTCACACATGATAAAACTGACTTTActattttctacaaaattaaacCTATTACAATTACTCTGCCAAATAAAACTATCATCACTGCTGAATATGCTGGAACTATACATTTTACTGAAAATTTTATCCTTTTCAATGTTCTCTACATACCTAATTTCTGTTTTAATCTGATTTCTGTTCAGAGTCTCATCAAAGACTTAAATTGCAATCTAATATTTTCCTATGAGAACTGCCAGATAAGGGAGAATCATTCATTGAAGACGATTGGATATGCTAAACCTTGGAATGGTCTCTATTATCTACAAGATTTCCCTAAACCAGAACAAAGAGATATTGACAAGgctgttttctcttttaaaaagaCTGATGTTAATCTGTGGCATCTTAGACTAGGTCATCCTGGACATCATGTTGTAAAACGCATATATGAAATGTTTCCTTATGTTAAGATCAAAACTGATATTGTATTTGATACTTGCCATTTTGCCAAACAACACAAGTTACCTTTTAAGAAAAGCTTATCTGTTACTACTGAATGTTTTGAGGTTATCCATTGTGATATTTGGGGGCCattaaatattgtttctattCATGGGCATAGATACTTTCTTAGTATAGTTGATGATTACAACAGACACACATGGGTTTTCCTAATGAATAATAAAGGACAAACCAAAGAtctattacaaaattttattatcaaagtCAAGAATCAGTTTAATAGAATGATCAAAATCATTAGATCCGACAATGGGCCAGAGTTAAATTGTGTCAATTTCTATAATATGCATGGAATCATACATCAAAAAAGTTGTGTTGAGACTCCAGAACAAAATTCTGTAGTCGAAAGAAAACACCAACATATACTCAATGTTACACGCAACCTTCTTTTTCACTCTAATATACCTAAAGTTTACTGGTCTTATGCTATTGGACACGCTGTATATCTGATAAATAGGTTGCCTTCTCCTAGTCTTGAAAATAAGACTCCTTATGATATGCTTTATAATCTACCTCCTACCTACTTAGATCTCAAAGTTTTTGGGTGCTTATGTTTTGCTTCTACACTTGAAAACAGTAGAACCAAGTTAGATCCTAGGGCTAGAAAAGGAGTTTTTCTAGGGTACAAAAGTGGTGTAAAAGGGTATATTGTTTTAGATATAAACACTAAGGAACTATTACCTTATAAGAATTTTCAGGGCAATCAGCAAAGTACAGAAAATGAGAAGGATGCACATGAGTTTTTCACTGACCTTTCAAAAGACTATTATCCCATTTATGAAGACCAACATGACGAGCTTAAGGATATTAACCAAGAGGAAGAACTGGACAATTTTACTGCCACAAATGACAATCAAGAAAACTACAGATACAGAAGACCAGAAAGGACTAGAAAGACTCCTGCTTATTTGGAAGACTATGTCCACCAGGTGAACCATTCCTTAactatgaaaaataatttcaaaactccTTATCCGATTTCTAAACTACTATGCTGTGACAATTTATCAGGGAAACATTTATAATACATCATGACTATTACAGGGAATAAAGAACCCCAGACTTACAATGAAGCTAAAGACAAAAGGGAATGGATAGAGGCAATGCAGAGGGAAATTAAGGCCTTGCAAGACAATAATACTTGGTTCCTGACACAACTACCACCAGGAAAAACTCCTATAGG
Coding sequences:
- the LOC106762540 gene encoding uncharacterized protein LOC106762540 gives rise to the protein MEHSDQTFNPASPFYLHPRENPGLTLITQVLNENNYSSWSRAMRRALVSKNKVKFIDGSIKRPQKSDDTYDAWERCNVMILSWMTKTLSPHIAESVIYVEEAKELWDELKERFSKGDYFKISNLLQDIHSIKQGERGVSQFFTDLKILWEELESLRPIPVCTCEIPCSCDLSKVSLKYREMEHVIYFLKGLNDSYNTVKTQILLMDPLPNVNRVFSLIIQQERQEKQSNTETRILVNMAERNNQWKPDQSWRNQGRANGIRGQGRGRGRNPNYGKQCSYCNKMNHTVDECYSKHEYPPWYKKEDKKSDWNTVNAYQNNNQNNNDSESTLKTQHQTNNSCNPNLFTPEQM